One genomic segment of Gossypium arboreum isolate Shixiya-1 chromosome 3, ASM2569848v2, whole genome shotgun sequence includes these proteins:
- the LOC108479956 gene encoding PH, RCC1 and FYVE domains-containing protein 1-like produces MADFQKNGLAEKDIDQAITTLKKGASLLKYGRRGKPKFCPFQLSNDESKLIWYSRKKAKHIKLSEVSKIIPGQRTAIFQRYPRPEKEYQSFSLICNDRSLDLICKDKDEAEVWLIGLKALISRGTYHKRRTEVNGSASVDSSQPCNQKASPNSPLDPEDAQGIQAPYEAHNRLGKAFADIITHTSLVKSVSEPDLVGFSLVSTGSVENSNSRSSGADANRISLSSAVSSSSHGSSREDFDALGDVFIWGQGIGDGVLGGGTDKVDDSFNTKLDALLPKELVTTVVLDVNNIACGDRHAVLVTKQGEIFSWGEESGGRLGHGVEADVPKPKHIDTLNGMKFESVACGEYHSCAVTVSGDLFTWGDGTHNSGLLGHGTGVGHWIPKRVSNMEGKHVSYVSCGPCHTALVTCGGQLFTFGDGSFGALGHGDHSSSNIPRAVGTLSGLQTTRVACGAWHTAAVVKIRSESYDSGSPGSSSSAKLYTWGDGDKGQLGHGDNKPRLFPECVAAHFDEKICQVACGYNLTVALTTSGRVYTMGSSAYGQLGSATADGKVPTRVEGKIADNFVEEIACGSYHIAILTSKTKVYTWGKGLNGQLGHGDINDRNTPTLVEFLKDKLVKSVVCGSNFTAIISLHKLVSAADHSMCSGCRNPFGFRRKRHNCYNCGLIFCKACSTRKSLKTSMAPTTNKPYRVCDECFVKLRKAAKSVSVVWTSKAKNGILPRKSMDRELCRLSLDSSYQAESRNFKYELKLESQARPLFPVQNGNFHLGGFFSPKMSICPVRDSKKILPASISSSKKTSRATSPASGKLSPNRSSEVTFDDSKKMNDSLNREIINLRAQVEDLSSKSKHLEAELEKTSKRLKEITAVAENEAKKCKSANEVIRSLTAQLKEVTDKLPAGKSALHNSSSIATNTQRMHSDNSHATSIRLPRSEVSCNLDNTSMSHGTKGQTEKSETIIQDEPGVYLTLSPLPNGSNELKRVRFSRKHFTEEQAENWWAEHGDKVCERHNIRNTC; encoded by the exons ATGGCTGATTTCCAGAAGAATGGTCTCGCCGAGAAGGACATCGACCag GCCATTACTACGCTTAAGAAAGGAGCCTCCTTGCTTAAGTATGGACGTAGAGGGAAACCTAAGTTTTGCCCTTTCCAACTCTCTAAT GATGAGTCTAAATTGATATGGTACTCTAGGAAGAAAGCGAAACATATTAAGCTCAGTGAAGTTTCCAAGATCATTCCTGGACAGCGTACA GCAATTTTTCAACGATATCCTCGGCCTGAAAAAGAGTATCAATCATTTTCACTGATATGTAATGACAGGTCCTTGGATTTG ATATGTAAAGATAAGGATGAAGCTGAAGTTTGGTTAATAGGTCTTAAGGCATTGATTTCTCGTGGTACATATCACAAGCGGAGAACTGAAGTAAATGGCAGTGCATCAGTAGATAGTTCTCAACCATGCAACCAAAAAGCTTCTCCCAATTCGCCATTG GATCCAGAAGATGCTCAAGGAATTCAAGCACCTTATGAGGCACACAATAGATTGGGAAAGGCATTTGCTGATATAATTACACATACTTCTTTAGTCAAGAGTGTCAGTGAACCAGATTTAGTTGGCTTCAGCTTAGTATCAACTGGGTCTGTAGAGAACTCAAATAGTCGGAGTTCTGGAGCTGATGCAAATAGAATCAGTTTATCTAGTGCTGTAAGTTCATCAAGCCATGGTTCTTCCCGTGAAGACTTTGATGCCTTGGGAGATGTTTTCATTTGGGGACAAGGTATTGGTGATGGAGTATTGGGTGGTGGTACTGATAAAGTTGATGATTCGTTTAACACGAAGTTGGATGCACTTCTGCCAAAAGAATTGGTAACAACAGTGGTTCTAGATGTGAATAATATTGCTTGTGGAGATAGGCATGCAGTTTTGGTCACAAAGCAAGGCGAGATTTTCAGTTGGGGGGAGGAATCAGGAGGCAGGCTTGGGCATGGTGTGGAAGCAGATGTTCCCAAACCTAAGCACATAGATACTCTCAATGGCATGAAATTTGAATCAGTAGCATGTGGGGAGTATCACTCTTGTGCTGTTACAGTCTCTGGGGATCTTTTTACGTGGGGTGATGGAACACACAACTCAGGTCTTCTTGGGCATGGAACTGGAGTCGGTCACTGGATTCCCAAAAGGGTTAGCAACATGGAAGGTAAACATGTCTCATATGTATCCTGTGGACCATGTCATACAGCTCTGGTGACATGTGGCGGCCAGTTGTTCACATTTGGAGATGGATCTTTTGGTGCCCTAGGCCATGGGGATCACAGTAGCTCAAACATTCCACGGGCAGTAGGGACTTTAAGTGGATTACAGACGACAAGGGTTGCCTGTGGTGCTTGGCACACTGCTGCAGTTGTTAAGATTAGGTCCGAATCATATGATTCAGGGTCTCCTGGTAGCTCTTCTTCAGCAAAGCTGTATACATGGGGGGACGGAGATAAAGGCCAACTTGGACATGGTGATAACAAACCAAGACTTTTTCCCGAATGTGTTGCTGCTCATTTTGATGAAAAAATCTGTCAGGTTGCCTGTGGATATAATCTCACAGTTGCTCTAACAACCTCTGGGCGAGTATATACAATGGGGAGTTCTGCTTATGGTCAATTGGGGAGTGCTACAGCTGACGGCAAGGTTCCAACTCGGGTTGAAGGTAAAATAGCAGATAATTTTGTGGAAGAGATTGCTTGTGGATCATATCACATTGCTATTTTGACTTCCAAAACAAAGGTTTATACTTGGGGAAAGGGCTTAAATGGGCAATTAGGTCATGGAGATATCAATGACAGAAATACACCAACCCTAGTTGAATTTCTGAAAGACAAGCTAGTCAAGAGTGTAGTTTGTGGTTCAAACTTTACTGCAATTATAAGTCTTCATAAATTGGTATCCGCTGCTGATCATTCTATGTGCTCTGGTTGTCGAAATCCATTTGGTTTCAGAAGAAAACGTCACAATTGTTATAATTGTGGGCTAATCTTCTGTAAAGCATGCAGTACTAGAAAATCTCTGAAAACTTCTATGGCTCCGACTACAAACAAACCATATAGAGTGTGTGATGAATGTTTTGTTAAATTGAGAAAAGCTGCAAAATCTGTTTCTGTAGTATGGACTTCAAAAGCCAAAAATGGAATTTTGCCTCGTAAATCCATGGATAGAGAACTCTGCAGACTTTCTCTTGACTCAAGCTATCAGGCTGAAAGTAGGAATTTCAAGTATGAATTGAAACTAGAATCACAGGCTCGCCCCCTCTTCCCAGTTCAAAATGGAAATTTTCATCTCGGAGGATTTTTTTCACCAAAGATGTCAATTTGTCCAGTTAGAGATTCCAAGAAAATTTTACCAGCTTCCATTTCAAGTTCCAAAAAGACTTCTCGGGCAACATCTCCTGCTTCAGGGAAGTTGAGCCCAAATCGCTCTTCTGAAGTAACCTTTGATGATTCAAAGAAAATGAATGACAGTCTTAACCGAGAGATCATAAATTTAAGGGCACAG GTTGAAGATCTTAGTAGCAAATCCAAACACCTTGAAGCTGAACTTGAAAAGACATCAAAGAGATTAAAGGAGATCACTGCAGTAGCAGAAAATGAAGCTAAAAAATGCAAATCAGCAAATGAAGTTATTAGATCTCTTACTGCTCAG TTGAAGGAGGTGACTGATAAACTTCCAGCAGGCAAGAGTGCGCTCCACAATTCCAGTTCTATTGCCACAAACACCCAGCGCATGCACTCTGATAATAGCCATGCGACCAGCATAAGGCTTCCACGAAGCGAAGTAAGTTGTAATCTAGACAACACCTCCATGTCTCATGGAACCAAAGGACAAACCGAAAAGTCGGAGACAATAATACAAGATGAACCAGGAGTGTACTTAACTTTGTCACCCTTGCCTAATGGCAGTAATGAACTCAAGCGTGTTCGCTTTAG TCGGAAACATTTCACAGAAGAACAAGCAGAAAACTGGTGGGCTGAACATGGGGATAAAGTATGCGAACGCCATAATATCAGAAATACATGTTAG